In Nodosilinea sp. FACHB-141, a single window of DNA contains:
- a CDS encoding AbrB family transcriptional regulator — protein MAVKSKEPLTGKELLAKVKDNDSLTKRELAKECGYYTVGKEGQTRVNLAEFYDALLVAKGIQLEPQKSADGRGREASYTLTVHKNGQIVIGGAYTQEMGLKTGDEFKIKLGYKHIHLVKLDAEGNEDQS, from the coding sequence ATGGCAGTAAAAAGTAAGGAACCCTTGACAGGCAAGGAACTTTTGGCCAAGGTCAAGGACAATGACAGCCTCACTAAGCGAGAACTTGCTAAGGAATGTGGTTACTACACGGTTGGTAAGGAAGGGCAAACCCGTGTGAACCTGGCTGAGTTTTATGATGCTCTGTTGGTAGCGAAAGGCATTCAGCTTGAACCGCAGAAGAGCGCAGACGGAAGAGGTCGAGAAGCGTCATATACCCTCACCGTTCATAAGAACGGTCAGATCGTGATTGGTGGAGCTTACACTCAGGAGATGGGCCTCAAGACTGGAGATGAGTTCAAGATCAAACTGGGTTACAAGCACATTCACCTGGTCAAGCTGGACGCTGAAGGTAATGAAGACCAGTCCTGA
- a CDS encoding CU044_2847 family protein yields MVQIRETPTRFSFQAMQGTIRVYTSYTLNAFRQMAGASVDKVTLKFGVKVAGEAGVPYVTKSTADANLKITVECSFPKES; encoded by the coding sequence GTGGTCCAGATAAGAGAAACACCCACCCGCTTTTCTTTTCAGGCGATGCAGGGCACCATTCGCGTCTACACCAGCTACACCCTCAACGCGTTCAGGCAGATGGCCGGGGCTAGCGTCGATAAGGTAACGCTCAAATTTGGGGTAAAAGTAGCTGGAGAAGCTGGGGTACCCTACGTCACTAAGAGCACGGCTGATGCCAACCTCAAGATTACCGTGGAGTGTTCGTTCCCGAAGGAAAGCTG
- a CDS encoding asparagine synthase C-terminal domain-containing protein: MGVFLSGGLDSSAITALAAKFHAHPVHTYSIHFGDPYPNELEFSGLVARHCGTQHPFSKFPLAKCGSSCLRPWPGSTIPLAIPSQYPTCC, encoded by the coding sequence GTGGGAGTCTTCCTCTCCGGCGGGCTAGACTCCAGCGCCATCACTGCGTTGGCAGCTAAATTTCATGCTCACCCGGTTCACACCTACTCCATTCACTTTGGCGACCCTTACCCCAACGAGCTAGAGTTTTCGGGCCTGGTAGCCCGTCACTGCGGCACCCAACATCCATTCTCGAAATTCCCCTTAGCAAAATGTGGGAGCAGCTGCCTGAGGCCATGGCCTGGCTCGACGATCCCATTGGCGATCCCCTCACAGTACCCAACCTGCTGCTAG
- a CDS encoding asparagine synthase-related protein codes for MWEQLPEAMAWLDDPIGDPLTVPNLLLGLLAQRQVGVVLNGEGGDPCFGGPKNQPMLINQLYNSVSQQDPIWAYLQSTISWSIELATPCALQPNNAVT; via the coding sequence ATGTGGGAGCAGCTGCCTGAGGCCATGGCCTGGCTCGACGATCCCATTGGCGATCCCCTCACAGTACCCAACCTGCTGCTAGGGCTATTGGCGCAACGCCAGGTTGGAGTAGTGCTCAACGGGGAAGGGGGTGATCCCTGCTTTGGTGGCCCCAAAAACCAGCCCATGCTGATCAACCAACTCTACAACTCCGTCAGCCAGCAAGACCCAATTTGGGCGTACCTGCAATCGACCATCTCATGGAGCATAGAGCTTGCCACGCCTTGCGCTTTACAACCAAATAATGCAGTTACATGA